In Mycobacterium tuberculosis H37Rv, a single window of DNA contains:
- the echA6 gene encoding enoyl-CoA hydratase EchA6 (enoyl hydrase (unsaturated acyl-CoA hydratase) (crotonase)) translates to MIGITQAEAVLTIELQRPERRNALNSQLVEELTQAIRKAGDGSARAIVLTGQGTAFCAGADLSGDAFAADYPDRLIELHKAMDASPMPVVGAINGPAIGAGLQLAMQCDLRVVAPDAFFQFPTSKYGLALDNWSIRRLSSLVGHGRARAMLLSAEKLTAEIALHTGMANRIGTLADAQAWAAEIARLAPLAIQHAKRVLNDDGAIEEAWPAHKELFDKAWGSQDVIEAQVARMEKRPPKFQGA, encoded by the coding sequence ATGATCGGTATCACCCAGGCAGAAGCCGTGCTGACCATTGAGCTGCAACGCCCGGAGCGCCGCAACGCCTTAAATTCCCAGCTGGTCGAGGAGCTTACGCAGGCCATCCGGAAAGCCGGGGATGGATCGGCTCGGGCGATCGTGCTGACCGGCCAAGGCACCGCGTTCTGCGCTGGCGCGGACCTGAGCGGAGACGCATTCGCCGCCGATTATCCCGACCGGCTCATCGAGCTGCACAAGGCGATGGACGCCTCCCCGATGCCAGTGGTCGGCGCGATCAACGGTCCCGCCATCGGCGCCGGCTTGCAGCTTGCCATGCAATGCGACCTGCGGGTTGTCGCGCCCGATGCCTTCTTCCAGTTTCCGACGTCGAAATACGGTCTGGCCCTGGATAACTGGAGCATCCGCCGGCTGTCGTCGTTGGTTGGGCACGGACGTGCCCGCGCGATGCTGCTCAGCGCGGAAAAGCTGACCGCCGAGATCGCACTGCACACCGGAATGGCGAATCGCATTGGCACTTTGGCCGACGCCCAGGCCTGGGCCGCCGAGATCGCCAGGCTGGCACCACTGGCTATCCAGCACGCCAAGCGGGTGCTCAACGACGACGGCGCTATCGAGGAAGCGTGGCCGGCCCATAAGGAACTCTTCGACAAAGCCTGGGGCAGCCAGGATGTCATCGAAGCGCAGGTTGCCCGGATGGAAAAGCGGCCGCCGAAGTTCCAAGGGGCTTAA
- the ctpE gene encoding metal cation transporter ATPase E (P-type), whose protein sequence is MTRSASATAGLTDAEVAQRVAEGKSNDIPERVTRTVGQIVRANVFTRINAILGVLLLIVLATGSLINGMFGLLIIANSVIGMVQEIRAKQTLDKLAIIGQAKPLVRRQSGTRTRSTNEVVLDDIIELGPGDQVVVDGEVVEEENLEIDESLLTGEADPIAKDAGDTVMSGSFVVSGAGAYRATKVGSEAYAAKLAAEASKFTLVKSELRNGINRILQFITYLLVPAGLLTIYTQLFTTHVGWRESVLRMVGALVPMVPEGLVLMTSIAFAVGVVRLGQRQCLVQELPAIEGLARVDVVCADKTGTLTESGMRVCEVEELDGAGRQESVADVLAALAAADARPNASMQAIAEAFHSPPGWVVAANAPFKSATKWSGVSFRDHGNWVIGAPDVLLDPASVAARQAERIGAQGLRVLLLAAGSVAVDHAQAPGQVTPVALVVLEQKVRPDARETLDYFAVQNVSVKVISGDNAVSVGAVADRLGLHGEAMDARALPTGREELADTLDSYTSFGRVRPDQKRAIVHALQSHGHTVAMTGDGVNDVLALKDADIGVAMGSGSPASRAVAQIVLLNNRFATLPHVVGEGRRVIGNIERVANLFLTKTVYSVLLALLVGIECLIAIPLRRDPLLFPFQPIHVTIAAWFTIGIPAFILSLAPNNERAYPGFVRRVMTSAVPFGLVIGVATFVTYLAAYQGRYASWQEQEQASTAALITLLMTALWVLAVIARPYQWWRLALVLASGLAYVVIFSLPLAREKFLLDASNLATTSIALAVGVVGAATIEAMWWIRSRMLGVKPRVWR, encoded by the coding sequence ATGACCCGTTCGGCTTCGGCGACAGCCGGTTTGACCGATGCCGAAGTGGCGCAACGGGTCGCCGAAGGCAAGAGCAACGATATCCCGGAACGGGTCACCCGCACCGTCGGGCAGATCGTCCGGGCCAACGTATTCACGCGGATCAACGCGATTCTGGGCGTTTTGCTGCTCATCGTCTTGGCGACGGGCTCGTTGATCAACGGGATGTTCGGCCTGCTCATCATCGCCAACAGCGTCATCGGCATGGTCCAGGAGATCCGTGCCAAGCAGACGCTGGACAAACTCGCGATCATCGGACAGGCGAAACCGTTGGTGCGCAGGCAATCCGGAACGCGCACGCGGTCGACCAACGAGGTGGTGCTGGACGACATCATCGAACTTGGGCCCGGGGACCAGGTTGTCGTCGACGGCGAGGTCGTCGAGGAGGAAAACTTGGAGATCGACGAATCATTGCTGACCGGCGAGGCCGACCCGATTGCCAAAGACGCTGGCGATACCGTGATGTCGGGCAGTTTCGTCGTCTCCGGTGCCGGCGCCTACCGCGCCACCAAGGTCGGCAGCGAAGCATATGCAGCCAAACTGGCCGCCGAGGCCAGCAAGTTCACCCTGGTGAAATCCGAATTGCGCAACGGCATCAACAGGATTCTGCAGTTCATCACTTACTTGTTGGTGCCGGCCGGCCTGCTGACCATCTACACCCAGTTGTTCACCACACACGTGGGATGGCGGGAATCCGTGTTGCGGATGGTGGGCGCGCTGGTGCCGATGGTTCCCGAAGGCCTGGTGCTGATGACCTCGATCGCCTTCGCCGTCGGGGTGGTCAGGCTCGGCCAGCGTCAATGCCTGGTGCAAGAGTTGCCCGCCATCGAGGGGTTGGCGCGGGTGGACGTGGTCTGCGCCGACAAGACCGGCACACTGACCGAAAGTGGCATGCGGGTCTGCGAGGTCGAAGAGCTCGACGGGGCTGGTCGACAGGAAAGTGTCGCCGATGTGCTGGCCGCCCTGGCCGCCGCCGACGCCCGTCCCAACGCGAGCATGCAGGCAATCGCCGAGGCCTTTCACTCGCCGCCGGGCTGGGTCGTGGCCGCGAACGCGCCTTTCAAGTCGGCCACCAAGTGGAGCGGCGTCTCCTTTCGCGATCACGGTAACTGGGTGATCGGCGCGCCCGACGTGCTGCTCGATCCGGCTTCGGTGGCGGCCAGACAGGCCGAGCGGATCGGAGCGCAGGGATTGCGGGTGCTGCTGCTGGCTGCTGGCAGTGTGGCCGTCGACCATGCCCAAGCGCCGGGTCAGGTCACCCCGGTAGCGCTGGTTGTGCTGGAGCAGAAGGTGCGGCCCGACGCCCGTGAAACGCTGGATTATTTTGCTGTTCAGAATGTTTCGGTCAAGGTGATCTCCGGTGACAACGCGGTGTCGGTTGGTGCGGTCGCCGACCGGCTCGGGCTGCATGGCGAGGCGATGGATGCGCGTGCGCTGCCGACGGGCCGCGAAGAACTGGCCGACACACTGGACTCTTACACCAGTTTTGGCCGTGTGCGGCCGGACCAGAAGCGTGCGATCGTGCATGCTCTGCAATCACACGGGCATACCGTGGCGATGACCGGCGACGGCGTCAACGACGTGCTTGCCCTCAAGGACGCTGATATCGGTGTGGCGATGGGCTCGGGCAGCCCGGCCTCGCGTGCGGTGGCACAGATCGTGTTGCTGAACAACCGGTTTGCCACGCTGCCCCATGTGGTCGGCGAGGGGCGTCGGGTCATCGGCAATATCGAACGGGTCGCCAATCTATTCCTGACTAAGACGGTGTATTCCGTGTTGCTGGCGCTGCTGGTGGGTATTGAGTGCTTAATTGCCATACCGCTGCGGCGTGATCCGCTGTTGTTCCCGTTCCAGCCGATCCACGTCACCATCGCGGCCTGGTTCACTATCGGGATCCCAGCGTTCATCCTGTCCTTGGCGCCCAACAACGAGCGGGCCTATCCGGGCTTCGTTCGGCGAGTTATGACGTCTGCGGTGCCGTTCGGACTAGTCATCGGTGTCGCGACTTTCGTCACCTATCTGGCCGCTTACCAGGGTCGCTACGCCTCGTGGCAGGAGCAGGAACAGGCGTCGACCGCTGCGCTGATCACGTTGTTGATGACCGCGTTATGGGTGCTGGCGGTGATCGCACGCCCCTATCAGTGGTGGCGACTGGCGCTGGTGCTTGCCTCCGGACTGGCCTATGTGGTGATCTTCAGCCTTCCGCTGGCGCGGGAGAAGTTCCTGCTGGATGCCTCGAACCTGGCGACGACGTCAATCGCGCTGGCGGTTGGCGTGGTGGGTGCGGCGACCATTGAGGCGATGTGGTGGATCCGAAGCAGGATGCTCGGTGTGAAACCGAGAGTGTGGCGATAA
- a CDS encoding antitoxin yields MGILDKVKNLLSQNADKVETVINKAGEFVDEQTQGNYSDAIHKLHDAASNVVGMSDQQS; encoded by the coding sequence ATGGGAATCCTGGACAAGGTAAAGAACCTGCTGTCGCAGAACGCCGACAAGGTCGAGACGGTGATCAACAAAGCGGGCGAATTCGTCGACGAGCAGACGCAAGGCAATTATTCTGACGCCATCCACAAGCTGCATGACGCGGCCAGCAACGTCGTCGGCATGAGCGACCAGCAGAGCTAG
- a CDS encoding toxin (A core mycobacterial gene; conserved in mycobacterial strains (See Marmiesse et al., 2004 PMID:14766927).) codes for MAKLSGSIDVPLPPEEAWMHASDLTRYREWLTIHKVWRSKLPEVLEKGTVVESYVEVKGMPNRIKWTIVRYKPPEGMTLNGDGVGGVKVKLIAKVAPKEHGSVVSFDVHLGGPALLGPIGMIVAAALRADIRESLQNFVTVFAG; via the coding sequence ATGGCGAAACTGTCCGGATCCATCGACGTACCGCTGCCACCGGAGGAAGCCTGGATGCACGCCTCCGATCTGACTCGTTACCGAGAGTGGCTGACCATCCACAAGGTATGGCGCAGCAAGTTGCCCGAAGTGCTCGAGAAGGGCACGGTCGTCGAGTCGTATGTCGAGGTCAAGGGCATGCCCAACCGGATCAAGTGGACGATCGTGCGGTACAAACCCCCGGAGGGCATGACGCTCAACGGCGACGGTGTGGGTGGTGTCAAAGTCAAGCTGATCGCTAAGGTAGCGCCGAAAGAGCACGGCTCCGTCGTCAGCTTCGATGTGCACCTCGGCGGCCCGGCCCTGCTCGGGCCGATCGGCATGATCGTCGCCGCTGCATTGCGAGCCGACATCCGCGAATCGCTGCAGAACTTCGTCACGGTGTTTGCCGGCTGA
- a CDS encoding transmembrane protein (A core mycobacterial gene; conserved in mycobacterial strains (See Marmiesse et al., 2004 PMID:14766927).), with translation MTRRLRPGWLVALSAAVIAASTWMPWLTTTVGGGGWVNAIGGTHGSLELPHGFGPGQLIVLLSSTLLVVGAMAGRGLSVKLSSIAALVVSLLIVALTVWYYKLNVNPPVSAEYGLYFGAAGGVCAVGCSLWAAVSAASPGRRRHREVVR, from the coding sequence ATGACGCGCCGCCTGCGCCCTGGTTGGCTCGTGGCACTTTCCGCCGCGGTCATCGCGGCCAGCACCTGGATGCCTTGGCTGACGACGACCGTCGGCGGTGGAGGCTGGGTCAACGCCATTGGGGGCACACACGGCAGCCTGGAGCTCCCGCACGGGTTCGGCCCGGGTCAGCTCATCGTCTTGCTTTCCTCGACGCTGCTGGTGGTTGGCGCGATGGCGGGACGCGGCCTGTCGGTGAAGCTTTCCTCGATTGCCGCGCTGGTCGTCTCGCTGCTCATCGTGGCACTCACGGTGTGGTACTACAAGCTCAACGTCAACCCACCCGTGTCAGCCGAATACGGGCTGTACTTCGGTGCCGCCGGCGGGGTGTGCGCGGTGGGTTGCTCGTTGTGGGCTGCGGTGTCGGCCGCTTCGCCTGGGCGTCGTCGCCATCGTGAAGTGGTGCGGTAG
- a CDS encoding dioxygenase, with protein MDITIVGKYLSTLPEDDDHPYRTGPWRPQTTEWDADDLTTVTGEVPADLDGIYLRNTENPLHPAFATYHPFDGDGMIHVVGFRDGKAFYRNRFIRTDGFLAENEAGGPLWPGLAEPVQLAKREHGWGARGLMKDASSTDVIVHRGIALTSFYQCGDLYRIDPYSANTLGKESWHGRFPFDWGVSAHPKVDNKTGELLFFNYSKQEPYMRYGVVDQNNELVHYVDVPLPGPRLPHDMAFTENYVILNDFPLFWDPRLLERDVHLPRFYPEIPSRFAVVARRGNDIRWFEADPTFVLHFTNAYEQGDEIVLDGFYEGDPQPLDTGGTKWEKLFRFLALDRLQSRLHRWRLNMVTGAVHEEQLSESITEFGTINADYAASSYRYTYAATGKPSWFLFDGLVKHDLLTGNHECYSFGDGVYGSETAMAPRVGSSAEDDGYLVTLTTDMNDDASYCLVFDAARPGDGPICKLALPERISSGTHSAWVPGAELRRWDHAESPAAAVGL; from the coding sequence ATGGACATCACGATTGTCGGCAAGTACTTGTCGACCCTTCCCGAAGACGACGACCACCCCTATCGCACCGGTCCGTGGCGACCACAGACCACCGAATGGGATGCCGACGACCTGACCACCGTGACAGGCGAAGTCCCCGCCGACCTGGACGGCATCTACCTGCGCAACACCGAGAACCCGCTACACCCGGCATTCGCGACCTACCACCCCTTCGATGGCGACGGCATGATCCATGTCGTCGGCTTCCGTGATGGAAAAGCCTTCTACCGCAACCGATTTATTCGCACCGATGGATTCTTGGCCGAGAACGAGGCCGGCGGGCCGCTGTGGCCGGGTCTGGCAGAACCGGTGCAACTGGCCAAGCGGGAACACGGCTGGGGCGCTCGTGGCCTCATGAAGGACGCGTCGAGCACCGACGTCATCGTCCACCGAGGTATCGCGCTGACTAGCTTCTACCAGTGCGGCGATCTGTATCGGATCGACCCGTACTCGGCCAATACGCTCGGCAAGGAGAGCTGGCACGGAAGGTTTCCGTTCGACTGGGGCGTGTCGGCACATCCGAAGGTAGACAACAAGACCGGCGAACTGTTGTTCTTCAACTACAGCAAGCAAGAGCCGTATATGCGCTACGGCGTTGTCGACCAGAACAATGAGCTTGTGCACTATGTCGATGTTCCGCTGCCCGGGCCGCGGCTACCGCATGACATGGCGTTCACCGAAAATTACGTAATCCTCAACGATTTTCCACTGTTCTGGGATCCCAGGCTGCTCGAGCGCGACGTGCACCTACCACGCTTCTATCCGGAGATTCCATCTCGGTTTGCGGTTGTTGCTCGCCGAGGCAACGACATTCGCTGGTTCGAAGCCGATCCAACGTTCGTGTTGCACTTCACCAACGCCTACGAGCAGGGCGACGAGATCGTGCTCGACGGCTTCTACGAAGGCGATCCGCAGCCACTTGACACCGGAGGAACGAAGTGGGAGAAGCTGTTTCGGTTCCTGGCTCTGGATCGGCTGCAGTCCCGGCTACATCGGTGGCGGCTCAATATGGTGACCGGGGCAGTCCACGAGGAGCAACTGTCCGAGTCCATCACCGAGTTCGGAACCATCAACGCCGATTACGCGGCCAGCAGCTACCGTTACACCTATGCCGCTACCGGCAAACCGAGTTGGTTCCTGTTCGACGGACTGGTTAAGCACGATCTGCTCACCGGCAACCACGAGTGTTACTCGTTCGGTGACGGCGTCTACGGAAGTGAGACCGCGATGGCTCCACGGGTGGGCAGCAGCGCCGAGGACGACGGCTATCTGGTCACCCTCACCACCGACATGAACGACGACGCATCGTATTGCCTGGTTTTCGACGCGGCGCGCCCCGGCGATGGCCCGATATGCAAGCTTGCACTGCCGGAACGTATTTCCAGCGGCACGCATTCGGCGTGGGTGCCGGGCGCCGAGTTGCGTCGCTGGGATCACGCAGAGTCGCCGGCGGCTGCCGTTGGGCTATGA
- a CDS encoding lipid carrier protein or keto acyl-CoA thiolase has protein sequence MDDGVWILGGYQSDFARNLSKENRDFADLTREVVDGTLTAAKVDAADLAAAGVVHVANAFGEMFARQGHLGAMPATVCDDLWDTPATRHEAACASGSVATLAAMADLRSGAYRVALVVGLELEKTVPGDTAAEHLSAAAWTGHEGAEARYLWPSMFAQVADEYDRRYGLDDTHLRAIAQLNFANARRNPNAQTRGWTIPDPITDDDATNPLTEGRLRRFDCSQMTDGGAGLVLVSDAYLRDHRDARPIGRIDGWGHRTVGLGLRQKLDRVAQGDSAPYLLPHVRATVLDALRRARVTLDDLDGIEVHDCFTPSEYLAIDHIGLTGPGESWKAIENGEIEIGGRLPINPSGGLIGGGHPVGASGVRMLLDAAKQVSGIAGDYQVENAEAFGTLNFGGSTATTVSFVVSTTRGS, from the coding sequence ATGGACGACGGTGTCTGGATTCTCGGCGGCTATCAGAGCGATTTTGCTCGCAACCTCAGCAAAGAGAACCGCGACTTCGCCGACCTGACTAGGGAGGTCGTCGACGGCACGCTCACCGCGGCCAAGGTGGACGCCGCCGACCTAGCCGCTGCGGGAGTCGTCCACGTCGCGAACGCCTTCGGCGAGATGTTCGCCCGTCAAGGCCACCTCGGCGCGATGCCGGCCACTGTCTGCGACGATCTCTGGGACACGCCGGCCACCCGGCACGAGGCCGCGTGCGCATCCGGCAGCGTGGCGACGCTCGCGGCGATGGCCGACCTGCGATCAGGCGCGTACCGTGTCGCGCTCGTCGTGGGCCTAGAGCTGGAGAAGACCGTGCCCGGCGACACCGCGGCCGAGCATCTGAGTGCCGCGGCCTGGACCGGGCACGAAGGAGCCGAGGCCCGCTACTTATGGCCGTCGATGTTCGCTCAGGTCGCCGACGAATACGACCGGCGATACGGTTTGGATGACACTCACCTGCGGGCCATCGCTCAACTCAACTTCGCCAACGCGCGCCGCAACCCCAACGCGCAGACCCGCGGCTGGACGATCCCCGACCCGATCACCGACGACGACGCGACCAACCCTCTTACCGAAGGCCGGCTGCGACGGTTTGATTGCAGCCAGATGACCGACGGCGGCGCGGGATTGGTCCTGGTCAGCGATGCCTATCTGCGCGACCATCGCGACGCGCGCCCGATCGGCCGCATCGACGGCTGGGGACATCGCACCGTCGGGTTGGGTCTGCGGCAGAAACTGGACCGCGTCGCCCAGGGCGACTCGGCCCCCTACCTACTGCCGCACGTGCGGGCCACAGTGCTGGACGCCCTGCGCCGCGCCCGGGTGACCCTCGACGATCTGGACGGGATCGAGGTGCACGACTGCTTCACCCCCAGCGAATACCTGGCCATCGATCACATCGGGTTGACCGGCCCCGGGGAATCTTGGAAGGCCATCGAGAACGGAGAGATCGAGATCGGCGGGCGGCTACCCATCAACCCCAGCGGAGGACTGATCGGTGGCGGACATCCGGTCGGGGCTTCCGGTGTGCGGATGCTGCTCGACGCGGCCAAACAGGTGAGCGGCATTGCCGGTGACTATCAGGTCGAGAACGCCGAAGCGTTCGGCACGCTGAATTTCGGTGGCAGCACGGCCACCACGGTCAGTTTCGTTGTCAGCACCACACGAGGATCGTGA
- the PPE14 gene encoding PPE family protein PPE14 (Member of the Mycobacterium tuberculosis PPE protein family), with protein sequence MDFGLLPPEVNSSRMYSGPGPESMLAAAAAWDGVAAELTSAAVSYGSVVSTLIVEPWMGPAAAAMAAAATPYVGWLAATAALAKETATQARAAAEAFGTAFAMTVPPSLVAANRSRLMSLVAANILGQNSAAIAATQAEYAEMWAQDAAVMYSYEGASAAASALPPFTPPVQGTGPAGPAAAAAATQAAGAGAVADAQATLAQLPPGILSDILSALAANADPLTSGLLGIASTLNPQVGSAQPIVIPTPIGELDVIALYIASIATGSIALAITNTARPWHIGLYGNAGGLGPTQGHPLSSATDEPEPHWGPFGGAAPVSAGVGHAALVGALSVPHSWTTAAPEIQLAVQATPTFSSSAGADPTALNGMPAGLLSGMALASLAARGTTGGGGTRSGTSTDGQEDGRKPPVVVIREQPPPGNPPR encoded by the coding sequence ATGGATTTCGGGCTTTTACCTCCGGAAGTGAATTCAAGCCGAATGTATTCCGGTCCGGGGCCGGAGTCGATGCTAGCCGCCGCGGCCGCCTGGGACGGTGTGGCCGCGGAGTTGACTTCCGCCGCGGTCTCGTATGGATCGGTGGTGTCGACGCTGATCGTTGAGCCGTGGATGGGGCCGGCGGCGGCCGCGATGGCGGCCGCGGCAACGCCGTATGTGGGGTGGCTGGCCGCCACGGCGGCGCTGGCGAAGGAGACGGCCACACAGGCGAGGGCAGCGGCGGAAGCGTTTGGGACGGCGTTCGCGATGACGGTGCCACCATCCCTCGTCGCGGCCAACCGCAGCCGGTTGATGTCGCTGGTCGCGGCGAACATTCTGGGGCAAAACAGTGCGGCGATCGCGGCTACCCAGGCCGAGTATGCCGAAATGTGGGCCCAAGACGCTGCCGTGATGTACAGCTATGAGGGGGCATCTGCGGCCGCGTCGGCGTTGCCGCCGTTCACTCCACCCGTGCAAGGCACCGGCCCGGCCGGGCCCGCGGCCGCAGCCGCGGCGACCCAAGCCGCCGGTGCGGGCGCCGTTGCGGATGCACAGGCGACACTGGCCCAGCTGCCCCCGGGGATCCTGAGCGACATTCTGTCCGCATTGGCCGCCAACGCTGATCCGCTGACATCGGGACTGTTGGGGATCGCGTCGACCCTCAACCCGCAAGTCGGATCCGCTCAGCCGATAGTGATCCCCACCCCGATAGGGGAATTGGACGTGATCGCGCTCTACATTGCATCCATCGCGACCGGCAGCATTGCGCTCGCGATCACGAACACGGCCAGACCCTGGCACATCGGCCTATACGGGAACGCCGGCGGGCTGGGACCGACGCAGGGCCATCCACTGAGTTCGGCGACCGACGAGCCGGAGCCGCACTGGGGCCCCTTCGGGGGCGCGGCGCCGGTGTCCGCGGGCGTCGGCCACGCAGCATTAGTCGGAGCGTTGTCGGTGCCGCACAGCTGGACCACGGCCGCCCCGGAGATCCAGCTCGCCGTTCAGGCAACACCCACCTTCAGCTCCAGCGCCGGCGCCGACCCGACGGCCCTAAACGGGATGCCGGCAGGCCTGCTCAGCGGGATGGCTTTGGCGAGCCTGGCCGCACGCGGCACGACGGGCGGTGGCGGCACCCGTAGCGGCACCAGCACTGACGGCCAAGAGGACGGCCGCAAACCCCCGGTAGTTGTGATTAGAGAGCAGCCGCCGCCCGGAAACCCCCCGCGGTAA
- the PE7 gene encoding PE family protein PE7 (Member of the Mycobacterium tuberculosis PE family, PGRS subfamily of ala-, gly-rich proteins): MSFVTIQPVVLAAATGDLPTIGTAVSARNTAVCAPTTGVLPPAANDVSVLTAARFTAHTKHYRVVSKPAALVHGMFVALPAATADAYATTEAVNVVATG; the protein is encoded by the coding sequence ATGTCTTTTGTGACCATCCAGCCGGTGGTCTTGGCAGCCGCGACGGGGGACTTGCCGACGATCGGTACCGCCGTGAGTGCTCGGAACACAGCCGTCTGTGCCCCGACGACGGGGGTGTTACCCCCTGCTGCCAATGACGTGTCGGTCCTGACGGCGGCCCGGTTCACCGCGCACACCAAGCACTACCGAGTGGTGAGTAAGCCGGCCGCGCTGGTCCATGGCATGTTCGTGGCCCTCCCGGCGGCCACCGCCGATGCGTATGCGACCACCGAGGCCGTCAATGTGGTCGCGACCGGTTAA
- the betP gene encoding glycine betaine transport integral membrane protein BetP — MSAKERGDQNAVVDALRSIQPAVFIPASVVIVAMIVVSVVYSSVAENAFVRLNSAITGGVGWWYILVATGFVVFALYCGISRIGTIRLGRDDELPEFSFWAWLAMLFSAGMGIGLVFYGVAEPLSHYLRPPRSRGVPALTDAAANQAMALTVFHWGLHAWAIYVVVGLGMAYMTYRRGRPLSVRWLLEPVVGRGRVEGALGHAVDVIAIVGTLFGVATSLGFGITQIASGLEYLGWIRVDNWWMVGMIAAITATATASVVSGVSKGLKWLSNINMALAAALALFVLLLGPTLFLLQSWVQNLGGYVQSLPQFMLRTAPFSHDGWLGDWTIFYWGWWISWAPFVGMFIARISRGRTIREFIGAVLLVPTVIASLWFTIFGDSALLRQRNNGDMLVNGAVDTNTSLFRLLDGLPIGAITSVLAVLVIVFFFVTSSDSGSLVIDILSAGGELDPPKLTRVYWAVLEGVAAAVLLLIGGAGSLTALRTAAIATALPFSIVMVVACYAMTKAFHFDLAATPRLLHVTVPDVVAAGNRRRHDISATLSGLIAVRDVDSGTYIVHPDTGALTVTAPPDPLDDHVFESDRHVTRRNTTSSR, encoded by the coding sequence ATGTCAGCGAAAGAACGCGGTGACCAGAACGCCGTCGTCGACGCCCTGCGGAGTATTCAGCCCGCAGTCTTCATTCCGGCTTCAGTGGTCATCGTCGCCATGATCGTCGTTTCCGTGGTGTACTCGAGCGTCGCCGAGAATGCGTTCGTTCGGCTGAACTCCGCGATCACCGGCGGCGTCGGGTGGTGGTACATCCTGGTTGCCACCGGGTTTGTGGTATTCGCGCTGTACTGCGGCATTTCCCGGATTGGCACTATCCGGCTGGGCCGCGACGATGAGCTCCCCGAGTTCAGCTTCTGGGCATGGCTGGCAATGCTGTTTAGTGCCGGTATGGGTATCGGCCTGGTCTTCTACGGGGTGGCCGAGCCGCTCAGCCACTACCTGCGGCCACCGCGGTCACGCGGCGTGCCCGCGCTTACTGATGCGGCGGCTAACCAGGCGATGGCGCTGACAGTGTTCCACTGGGGCCTGCACGCCTGGGCAATTTATGTCGTGGTTGGCCTCGGTATGGCGTACATGACCTATCGGCGGGGTCGCCCCTTGTCGGTGCGCTGGCTGCTGGAGCCGGTCGTGGGTCGGGGCCGTGTAGAGGGCGCCTTGGGGCACGCGGTGGACGTCATCGCCATTGTCGGAACACTCTTTGGTGTCGCCACGTCACTGGGCTTCGGTATCACTCAGATCGCCTCCGGCCTGGAATATCTCGGCTGGATCCGGGTGGACAACTGGTGGATGGTCGGCATGATCGCCGCCATCACCGCCACTGCGACGGCGTCGGTGGTCAGTGGGGTCAGCAAGGGTTTGAAGTGGCTGTCGAACATCAATATGGCGCTGGCCGCCGCATTGGCCCTGTTCGTGTTGTTGCTCGGGCCGACACTTTTCTTGCTGCAGTCGTGGGTGCAAAATTTGGGAGGCTACGTCCAGTCGCTTCCGCAATTCATGCTGCGCACCGCGCCGTTCTCGCACGACGGCTGGCTCGGCGACTGGACTATCTTCTACTGGGGTTGGTGGATCAGCTGGGCTCCGTTTGTCGGGATGTTCATCGCGCGGATTTCGCGGGGACGGACGATCCGGGAGTTCATCGGGGCGGTGCTGCTCGTTCCCACCGTGATCGCCTCGCTATGGTTTACGATCTTCGGTGACTCGGCGTTGTTGCGGCAACGCAACAACGGCGACATGCTCGTCAACGGGGCGGTAGACACCAACACATCGCTTTTCCGATTGCTGGACGGTTTGCCTATCGGGGCTATTACCAGCGTTCTTGCTGTGCTGGTGATCGTGTTCTTCTTCGTTACGTCGTCGGACTCCGGTTCGTTGGTCATCGACATCTTGTCAGCGGGTGGTGAGCTGGACCCGCCCAAGCTGACCAGGGTCTACTGGGCGGTGTTGGAGGGGGTAGCCGCGGCCGTTTTGCTCCTGATCGGAGGTGCTGGGTCACTGACCGCGTTGCGGACGGCCGCTATTGCCACGGCCCTGCCGTTCTCAATCGTCATGGTGGTGGCGTGCTATGCGATGACCAAAGCGTTCCACTTCGACCTGGCCGCCACACCTAGGCTGCTGCACGTCACCGTGCCTGACGTGGTTGCGGCAGGAAACCGGCGACGCCACGATATCTCGGCGACGCTGTCGGGGCTCATTGCCGTCCGTGATGTCGATAGCGGCACATATATAGTCCACCCCGACACCGGCGCTCTCACCGTCACTGCACCACCAGATCCGTTGGACGATCATGTTTTTGAGTCTGATCGGCACGTAACGCGAAGAAACACAACATCATCGAGATGA